One Lemur catta isolate mLemCat1 chromosome 15, mLemCat1.pri, whole genome shotgun sequence genomic window carries:
- the LOC123650947 gene encoding LOW QUALITY PROTEIN: intercellular adhesion molecule 5 (The sequence of the model RefSeq protein was modified relative to this genomic sequence to represent the inferred CDS: inserted 2 bases in 1 codon; deleted 1 base in 1 codon; substituted 1 base at 1 genomic stop codon) encodes MKTLLFDVLALMVLIPWPGATEELFEVSVWPNQALVEYGQSLTVNCSTTCPEPGPSGIETFLKKTQGGKGPQWKEFLLEDVTKNSVLQCFFSCAGIQKDISLGITVYEPPKEVILELQPTWVSMDETFTVTCHVPSVAPLENLTLALLQGNQELYRNNFVSLAVASQRAEVTISVRAQRENDRCSFSCRAELDLSSQGGRLFQRTSFIKVLWIFEFSESPQIWISSLVEVGMAETVSCEVARVFPAKEVMFHMFLGDQEVSLFLSWEGDTAWANATIRAMETGDQELSCLVSLGPMEQKTRKPVPVYSFPPPTLELGESHPLAGTDINVTCSGHVLISPSPTLRLQGAPDLPAPGKPVWASLTAREEDDGRNFSCKASLEVEGQQLIKTTVIXLHILYKPQLEESDCPGNQRWVEGMEQMLACIPKGNPAPALVCTWNGVTFNLDVLQKATQNHTGTYCCTATNQLGXVSKDIAVVVEGLDEGVSSTIFIIIIIILGVGVITVALYLNYRPCKIERRKLPYGQKEKNKEKESQFAVQQAEKCNSHNC; translated from the exons ATGAAAACGCTCCTGTTTGATGTTTTGGCCCTGATGGTCTTGATCCCTTGGC CAGGGGCCACAGAAGAGCTATTTGAGGTTTCTGTTTGGCCAAATCAGGCCCTGGTGGAGTATGGACAGTCCCTAACGGTCAACTGCAGCACCACCTGTCCAGAGCCAGGACCCAGTGGAATTGAGACCTTCTTAAAGAAAACCCAAGGGGGCAAAGGGCCTCAGTGGAAAGAGTTTCTCCTGGAGGATGTCACAAAGAATTCTGTCCTGCAGTGCTTCTTCTCTTGTGCAGGGATCCAAAAGGACATAAGCCTTGGCATCACTGTGTATG AGCCACCAAAGGAGGTGATTCTAGAGCTGCAGCCTACATGGGTGTCCATGGATGAAACCTTTACAGTGACATGCCACGTGCCTAGTGTAGCACCCTTGGAGAACCTCACCCTTGCCCTTCTCCAGGGTAACCAAGAACTGTATAGAAATAACTTTGTGAGCTTGgctgtggcctcccaaagagctgagGTCACCATCAGTGTCAGAGCCCAAAGGGAGAATGACAGGTGCAGTTTCTCCTGCCGCGCAGAGCTGGACTTGAGTTCACAAGGTGGAAGGCTCTTTCAAAGAACCTCATTCATCAAAGTACTCTGGATTTTTG AATTCTCTGAGAGCCCCCAGATCTGGATCTCTTCACTTGTGGAGGTTGGAATGGCAGAGACTGTGAGCTGTGAGGTGGCTAGGGTGTTTCCTGCCAAAGAAGTTATGTTCCACATGTTTCTGGGAGATCAGGAGGtgagcctcttcctctcctgggaGGGGGACACAGCATGGGCCAATGCCACCATTCGGGCAATGGAGACTGGTGACCAGGAGCTGTCCTGCCTCGTATCTCTGggtccaatggaacagaaaacaagaaagccaGTGCCTGTCTACA GTTTCCCTCCACCAACCCTGGAGCTAGGAGAATCACATCCGTTGGCAGGGACAGACATTAACGTGACCTGCTCAGGGCATGTATTAATATCACCCAGCCCTACTCTTCGGCTTCAGGGAGCCCCAGATCTCCCTGCCCCTGGGAAGCCTGTTTGGGCTTCT CTTACTGCCAGAGAGGAAGATGATGGCCGAAATTTCTCCTGCAAGGCCTCTTTGGAGGTGGAGGGTCAGCAGTTGATTAAAACCACTGTGATCTAGCTCCACATCTTAT acaAGCCGCAGTTAGAGGAGTCTGATTGCCCTGGCAACCAGAGGTGGGTAGAAGGGATGGAGCAGATGCTTGCCTGCATCCCAAAGGGAAACCCAGCTCCAGCCTTGGTGTGTACCTGGAACGGGGTCACCTTCAACCTTGATGTGCTGCAGAAGGCAACCCAGAACCACACTGGAACCTACTGCTGCACGGCCACTAACCAGCTGGG TGTTAGCAAAGACATTGCTGTTGTCGTTGAAG GATTGGATGAAGGAGTCAGCTCTACCAtcttcatcattatcatcatcatcctcgGAGTGGGTGTAATCACTGTAGCACTATATTTGAACTATCGGCCCTGCAAAATAGAGAGGAGGAAATTGCCCTATGggcagaaagagaagaacaaagagaaggaaagccAGTTTGCTGTTCAACAAGCAGAAAAGTGCAACTCACATAATTGttga